The following are from one region of the Cytobacillus firmus genome:
- the ytxC gene encoding putative sporulation protein YtxC, translating into MIEIIFQSSSDARNFYEHLFEQLQSFCQCDNNTLHFEDQHIVRVSAENSGNVLSTVKTAFFQFIVNQKQDDWFKRILMEHYYYDDEGEQQQILEIIHSILEGSREDLAAFVSGLDVKESLKSAIDQLFQNNISFSFDSFVKFRMRPLMNEMTKYVEVSIDEYKMEQEYQMFIHTLRDFLSGKQPKMSAIHVLMDEGIYFYDEQLCEIKRGELIRMIDRKLLSNHPVYVDSVTIAPLLSIAPSAIYLYSDDFDQPLVRTIRNIFEERLQLSPLAAFYHYQNAHSYAVDEKCKRYP; encoded by the coding sequence TTGATCGAAATCATTTTCCAGAGCAGCTCAGATGCGAGGAACTTCTATGAGCATCTTTTTGAACAGCTGCAGTCTTTTTGTCAATGTGATAATAATACTCTTCATTTTGAAGATCAACATATAGTCAGAGTTTCTGCTGAAAATAGCGGCAATGTCCTGAGTACTGTTAAGACAGCATTTTTTCAATTTATCGTGAACCAGAAGCAGGATGATTGGTTTAAACGGATACTGATGGAGCATTATTATTATGATGATGAAGGCGAGCAGCAGCAGATCCTTGAAATTATTCACTCTATCCTGGAAGGAAGCCGTGAGGATCTTGCTGCGTTTGTCAGCGGACTGGATGTAAAAGAAAGCTTAAAAAGCGCAATTGATCAGCTGTTTCAAAATAACATTTCCTTTTCTTTTGATTCATTCGTAAAATTCCGGATGCGCCCGCTTATGAATGAAATGACCAAGTATGTGGAAGTCTCCATCGATGAGTACAAAATGGAACAGGAATATCAGATGTTCATTCATACATTGAGAGATTTCCTGTCAGGCAAGCAGCCAAAAATGAGTGCGATCCATGTCCTTATGGATGAAGGTATTTATTTTTATGATGAGCAATTGTGTGAAATTAAACGCGGAGAGCTCATTAGGATGATTGACCGCAAGCTATTGTCCAATCATCCTGTATATGTGGATTCTGTTACAATTGCGCCGCTGCTCTCTATAGCGCCTTCAGCTATTTATCTCTATTCAGATGATTTTGACCAGCCGCTGGTCAGAACAATCCGCAATATTTTTGAAGAAAGGCTTCAATTAAGCCCTCTTGCAGCTTTTTATCATTATCAAAACGCCCATTCTTATGCCGTTGATGAAAAATGTAAAAGATACCCTTGA